A single genomic interval of Lacrimispora sphenoides JCM 1415 harbors:
- a CDS encoding carbohydrate ABC transporter permease, translating into MKKIRLSRQLKVDLTGYAFILPNIIGVCLFTLFPMIFSLIISFTNWDYTKGIGNWDFIGLKNFIDMWQDGWFTSSLINTIIFAVGVVPVTVFLALVLAVIIDKYCVARLPMRLALFMPYISNIVAVAIVWVMMYSPWGPFTQLVKLFGVENPPQWLGDTTWALPALMLMTVWSGVGYANMIYTSALQGLPQDVYEAADIDGAGEVQKFFKLTIPFLSPTTFFLIITTFITSFQVFAPIQIMTRGGPGTATNVLVYYIYTSAFTFYKMGYASAMSWILFLILFGITMFQWAGQKKWVSY; encoded by the coding sequence ATGAAGAAAATCAGGCTTAGCAGACAGCTAAAGGTGGATTTAACCGGCTATGCTTTCATTCTGCCCAATATTATCGGTGTATGCCTTTTCACCTTATTTCCCATGATCTTTTCTCTGATCATCAGCTTTACGAACTGGGATTATACCAAAGGGATCGGCAACTGGGATTTTATCGGACTTAAAAATTTTATTGACATGTGGCAGGATGGATGGTTTACCAGTTCCCTGATTAACACCATCATTTTTGCGGTTGGAGTGGTACCGGTGACCGTTTTTCTGGCACTGGTGTTAGCGGTCATCATTGATAAATACTGCGTTGCCAGACTTCCCATGAGGCTGGCGCTTTTTATGCCCTACATATCCAATATCGTAGCGGTTGCCATTGTTTGGGTGATGATGTATTCCCCCTGGGGGCCATTTACCCAGTTGGTGAAGTTATTTGGAGTGGAGAATCCTCCCCAGTGGCTTGGAGATACAACCTGGGCTTTGCCCGCGCTGATGCTTATGACCGTATGGTCAGGAGTGGGGTATGCCAATATGATCTATACATCGGCACTTCAGGGACTTCCTCAGGATGTTTATGAGGCGGCGGATATTGACGGAGCAGGAGAGGTTCAGAAATTCTTTAAACTCACGATCCCGTTTTTATCACCTACTACCTTTTTCCTGATCATTACTACGTTCATCACCTCGTTCCAGGTGTTTGCGCCTATTCAGATCATGACAAGAGGCGGCCCCGGAACGGCCACCAATGTGTTGGTTTACTATATTTACACTTCGGCCTTTACCTTCTACAAGATGGGATATGCTTCCGCTATGTCGTGGATATTGTTCTTGATCCTCTTTGGCATAACCATGTTCCAATGGGCGGGGCAGAAAAAATGGGTCAGTTATTAA
- a CDS encoding carbohydrate ABC transporter permease: protein MKKYQRIILRVLFTVVIGALAVSMVTPFLWMLSASMKLPLDVMKLPIEWIPKYFYPDNYKKVWNVGGLAVRDYHFGLAYWNSIKIAVINLTGSVLTSTLAGYAFAKIKFRGRNILFLIYLATMMIPSQVTLIPKFVMFNKMGLTGTHLTLILPGLITITGTFLMRQYFMQIPDELRESARVDGAHEFLIWLKIMVPIAKPNMASLAMVVFLWNWNSYLEPLVFLSDWRLYTIPIALTNFIEESVTEYNLVMAAAASALIPAFLVFLLGQKFLVKGLVAGAVKG from the coding sequence ATGAAGAAATATCAACGGATCATCCTTAGGGTCCTGTTTACCGTAGTCATAGGGGCTCTGGCTGTCTCCATGGTCACCCCGTTTTTATGGATGCTTTCGGCATCAATGAAGCTTCCTCTGGATGTCATGAAGCTTCCGATTGAATGGATACCAAAATATTTTTATCCTGATAATTACAAGAAAGTGTGGAATGTGGGAGGCCTGGCAGTCAGGGATTACCATTTCGGCCTGGCATACTGGAACTCCATAAAGATCGCCGTCATCAATCTGACGGGATCCGTGCTTACCAGCACTCTGGCAGGGTATGCCTTTGCTAAAATTAAGTTCAGAGGACGAAATATCCTCTTTCTGATCTATCTGGCCACCATGATGATCCCCAGTCAGGTGACCCTGATCCCCAAGTTTGTCATGTTTAATAAAATGGGGCTCACCGGAACCCATTTAACCCTGATTCTTCCGGGGCTGATTACCATTACAGGCACATTTCTCATGCGCCAGTATTTTATGCAGATTCCGGATGAACTGAGAGAGTCGGCAAGGGTAGATGGGGCCCACGAGTTTCTCATATGGTTAAAGATCATGGTGCCTATTGCGAAGCCTAATATGGCCTCTCTTGCAATGGTGGTGTTCCTGTGGAACTGGAACAGCTATCTGGAGCCATTGGTATTTTTAAGCGATTGGCGATTGTATACAATTCCTATTGCACTTACGAATTTTATTGAAGAAAGTGTGACGGAGTATAATCTGGTCATGGCAGCAGCGGCCTCTGCCCTGATTCCGGCTTTTCTCGTATTTTTACTGGGGCAGAAGTTTCTTGTTAAGGGCCTGGTGGCTGGTGCAGTGAAAGGATAA
- a CDS encoding FAD-dependent oxidoreductase, with protein MKYIMENKREIPVIREVDVLVLGGGPAGIGAAVAAAREGAVTMLVEQAGDVGGIATAGLMSHWTGSTEGGFYEEILSRSAEFSGEGRQIINPERLKTVFLRMLMEAEVSLRLYTFASDVIMEGNVIKGVILESKSGREAVLAKIVIDATGDGDIAAKAGAPYFKGREGDGLMQPATIMFKVAGVDEERGVFPGGFEESFDLPDGDLQELGKKHLPEPAGHVLLYKTTLPGVVTCNMTNCTGVDGTNAEDLTKATLVCREQMDQIVAFLRRYVPGFENCYIISSASLVGIRETRHFKGVETIRPQDILEARVFDNWVVAKACFNFDVHNLTGNGLDETGSQKHFPQTKGYTIPYGCFVPLEIDNLYLAGRNISGTHMAHSNYRVMPICANMGQAVGIAAAMCAASETVPRDLEVKKIQSRLMELGVNP; from the coding sequence ATGAAATATATAATGGAAAATAAGAGAGAGATACCTGTAATACGTGAGGTGGATGTGCTGGTGCTGGGAGGAGGGCCGGCAGGAATCGGGGCAGCGGTTGCAGCGGCAAGAGAAGGCGCTGTGACCATGCTGGTGGAGCAGGCTGGAGATGTGGGAGGAATCGCCACGGCAGGACTTATGAGCCACTGGACGGGAAGCACGGAAGGGGGATTTTACGAGGAAATCCTGAGCCGTTCGGCAGAGTTTTCCGGGGAAGGACGGCAGATCATTAATCCTGAGCGTTTAAAGACAGTTTTTCTCCGCATGCTTATGGAGGCTGAGGTTAGTCTCAGGCTGTATACCTTTGCCAGTGATGTTATTATGGAGGGGAATGTGATCAAGGGAGTGATCCTGGAAAGCAAGTCTGGCAGGGAGGCTGTTCTCGCGAAGATCGTCATTGATGCTACAGGTGATGGCGACATAGCGGCAAAGGCCGGGGCTCCCTATTTTAAGGGCAGAGAAGGCGACGGACTCATGCAGCCGGCTACGATCATGTTTAAGGTGGCAGGCGTTGATGAGGAGAGAGGTGTTTTTCCCGGCGGCTTTGAAGAAAGCTTTGACCTTCCCGACGGGGATTTACAGGAGCTGGGAAAGAAGCATCTGCCAGAGCCTGCGGGACATGTGCTCCTTTACAAGACAACGCTTCCGGGAGTAGTCACCTGCAATATGACCAACTGTACCGGAGTGGACGGTACAAATGCCGAGGATCTGACGAAGGCAACCCTTGTATGCAGAGAGCAGATGGATCAAATCGTTGCTTTCCTTAGAAGATATGTACCGGGCTTTGAAAACTGTTATATCATCAGCTCCGCATCCCTGGTAGGAATCCGGGAAACCAGGCATTTTAAGGGAGTTGAGACCATTCGTCCGCAGGATATCCTGGAGGCCAGGGTATTTGACAACTGGGTGGTGGCAAAGGCCTGCTTTAATTTTGACGTACATAATTTAACCGGCAATGGCCTGGACGAAACCGGCAGTCAAAAGCATTTTCCTCAGACAAAAGGATATACCATCCCTTACGGCTGTTTCGTACCATTGGAAATCGACAATCTGTATCTGGCGGGAAGAAATATTTCAGGAACCCACATGGCCCATTCCAATTACCGGGTCATGCCGATCTGCGCCAATATGGGGCAGGCGGTGGGGATTGCAGCAGCCATGTGCGCCGCTTCTGAAACAGTGCCCAGAGACTTAGAAGTGAAAAAGATTCAGAGCCGCCTTATGGAATTGGGGGTGAATCCGTGA
- a CDS encoding FAD-dependent oxidoreductase, producing MNTYHYDFVVVGGGMSGICAAIAAARRGVNTALIHDRPVLGGNASSEIRMHICGADHHMAVPNARETGIIEEILLENKRRNPEMVYPIFDSVLWEKVHYQENLTLYLNTHMTEVLCDGDRIEAVCALQMTTEKTFRIFGTLFLDATGDGVLGAKAGAEYRIGRESSSQYGESLAPEKEDPYTMGNSLMFKARDMGHEVPFIKPFWANTYTEEQLRLRDHSDVTSGYWWIELGGGERDVISQGEELRDDLLKAVFGVWDHIKNGGEHGAERMELEWVGFLPGKRESRRLIGDYVLTEKDCLQSTRFEDAIAFGGWPMDIHTVEGFLNENDDPTVWNQVNGIYSIPYRCLYSKNISNLFLGGRAISCSHVAFSSTRVMGTCAVVGQAVGTAASMAVKRNLGPREILDYVGELQQELLKDDCYIPFAANQDPDDFARQAVVTATHHIPGCEPEKAVNGVARTVDEESNCWRATIEDRPSLLLSLPGKTPIREIRLVLDSNLSREITPSINQDVLSRQKSGPPSELLKEYEVDILLEGKVVEHMAAQSHGQRLQQLFIDGTVGDAIRISPISTYGSREAGIFEVRIYSCK from the coding sequence GTGAACACATATCATTATGACTTTGTCGTAGTTGGAGGCGGTATGTCCGGCATCTGCGCGGCCATTGCTGCCGCCAGAAGAGGTGTGAATACGGCCTTGATCCACGACAGGCCTGTTTTAGGCGGCAATGCCAGCTCCGAAATCCGGATGCATATCTGCGGGGCAGACCATCACATGGCGGTTCCAAATGCCCGTGAAACAGGAATAATAGAAGAAATACTTCTGGAAAACAAGCGGAGAAATCCAGAGATGGTGTATCCGATTTTTGATTCCGTTCTATGGGAAAAGGTTCATTATCAGGAAAACCTGACCCTTTATTTAAATACTCATATGACGGAGGTCTTGTGCGATGGTGACAGGATCGAAGCGGTATGTGCCCTGCAGATGACAACGGAGAAAACGTTCCGCATTTTCGGTACTCTGTTTTTAGATGCCACGGGTGACGGCGTTCTGGGAGCTAAGGCGGGAGCAGAGTACCGGATCGGAAGGGAAAGCAGTTCCCAATATGGAGAGTCCCTGGCTCCGGAAAAAGAAGATCCCTATACCATGGGAAACTCCCTTATGTTCAAGGCTCGTGACATGGGTCATGAGGTGCCTTTTATAAAGCCTTTCTGGGCCAATACCTATACCGAGGAGCAGCTTAGGCTGCGGGATCACAGTGATGTCACCTCCGGGTATTGGTGGATCGAGCTGGGAGGCGGAGAACGGGATGTGATTTCCCAAGGGGAAGAGCTTCGTGACGATCTGTTAAAGGCTGTATTTGGTGTATGGGATCATATTAAAAACGGCGGAGAACACGGTGCGGAGCGTATGGAACTGGAATGGGTGGGCTTTCTTCCTGGAAAAAGGGAAAGCCGCCGGCTCATAGGAGATTATGTGCTGACGGAAAAGGATTGTCTTCAGAGCACCCGGTTTGAGGATGCCATAGCCTTTGGGGGATGGCCCATGGATATTCATACAGTTGAAGGCTTTCTAAATGAGAACGATGATCCTACGGTCTGGAACCAGGTTAACGGCATATACTCCATACCCTACCGGTGCCTGTATTCAAAGAACATCAGCAACCTGTTTTTAGGAGGCAGGGCAATCAGCTGTTCTCATGTGGCATTTTCCTCCACAAGGGTTATGGGAACTTGTGCGGTCGTTGGTCAGGCGGTAGGTACGGCCGCTTCCATGGCAGTAAAAAGGAATCTGGGGCCTCGGGAAATCCTTGATTATGTGGGGGAACTGCAGCAGGAGCTTTTAAAGGATGACTGCTATATTCCCTTTGCTGCCAACCAGGATCCTGATGATTTCGCCAGGCAGGCAGTGGTGACAGCGACCCACCATATTCCGGGATGTGAGCCGGAAAAGGCGGTAAACGGAGTGGCAAGAACGGTGGATGAAGAGTCAAACTGCTGGCGTGCCACCATAGAAGACCGCCCTTCCCTGCTTCTATCCCTGCCAGGGAAGACGCCTATCCGGGAAATACGTCTGGTACTGGATTCCAATTTAAGCAGGGAGATTACTCCTTCCATAAATCAGGACGTGCTATCCAGACAGAAGTCCGGGCCGCCGTCGGAGCTTTTAAAAGAATATGAAGTGGATATCCTTCTGGAAGGGAAAGTTGTGGAGCATATGGCCGCCCAGTCCCATGGACAGAGGCTACAGCAGCTTTTCATTGACGGAACGGTAGGAGACGCCATCCGGATCAGTCCCATTTCTACATATGGAAGCAGGGAAGCGGGGATCTTTGAAGTGAGGATTTATTCCTGTAAATAA
- a CDS encoding ATP-binding cassette domain-containing protein: MIELSLDQLLKEYPFVSAYFEQNRLDIAGYGDKTFREYLEHFTEEELEDQAIDKEKLLSNLPVYLEQMSAFLGLEKSNRVLSMTILAGNDKSGNPEGFTELTVETSQIISIVGPTGSGKSRLLADIEWAAQKDTPTGRSILINGKKPDNKWRFSSNNRLVAQLSQNMNFVMDLTVEEFLRMHAVSRLVENPQTVIEQIILAANHLAGEKFDLTTPVTSLSGGQSRALMIADTAILSSSPIVLIDEIENAGIDRKKALELLISSDKIVLMATHDPLLALMADKRIIIKNGGISKVLDTSGEEKLLLEELEKMDSLIQTARQELRKGSTLFSKTLDMGV; encoded by the coding sequence ATGATAGAATTAAGCTTAGACCAGCTTCTTAAAGAATATCCCTTTGTAAGCGCATACTTTGAACAAAACAGGCTGGATATTGCAGGGTATGGAGATAAGACCTTCCGGGAATATTTAGAGCATTTTACAGAAGAGGAATTAGAGGACCAGGCCATTGACAAGGAAAAACTCCTGTCCAATCTTCCTGTTTACTTAGAACAGATGAGTGCGTTTCTGGGGCTTGAAAAAAGCAACCGGGTCCTTTCCATGACAATCCTTGCGGGAAATGACAAATCCGGCAATCCGGAAGGCTTTACAGAACTAACGGTGGAAACCTCTCAGATTATATCCATCGTAGGGCCTACAGGGTCCGGCAAAAGCCGCCTTTTGGCAGATATCGAATGGGCGGCCCAAAAGGATACGCCTACAGGCCGCAGCATTTTGATTAATGGAAAGAAACCGGATAATAAATGGCGTTTCTCCTCCAACAACCGGCTGGTGGCACAGTTATCCCAGAATATGAATTTTGTTATGGACCTTACGGTAGAAGAATTTTTAAGGATGCATGCCGTAAGCCGGCTGGTGGAGAACCCCCAGACTGTTATTGAACAGATCATCCTGGCCGCCAATCATCTGGCAGGTGAAAAATTTGACTTAACCACTCCTGTCACCAGTTTAAGCGGAGGACAGTCCAGAGCCTTGATGATCGCAGATACTGCTATTTTAAGCTCTTCTCCCATTGTTCTTATCGATGAAATCGAAAATGCCGGAATTGACCGTAAAAAGGCTCTTGAGCTATTAATCTCCTCCGATAAGATCGTGTTAATGGCAACTCACGATCCTCTTCTTGCACTTATGGCAGACAAGCGGATCATCATTAAAAACGGCGGTATCAGCAAAGTCCTGGATACCAGCGGGGAAGAAAAACTCTTGTTAGAGGAGCTTGAAAAGATGGATTCCCTGATACAGACTGCACGTCAGGAGCTGCGTAAGGGAAGTACCTTGTTTTCGAAAACCCTGGACATGGGAGTATAA
- a CDS encoding GTP-binding protein, whose translation MNLIIVSGPPSSGKTSVILKTIASYQSRNIKVGVVKFDCLYTDDDAAYEKAGIPVKKGLSGALCPDHFFASNIEEVVNWGKEENLDLLITESAGLCNRCSPYLKEIKGVCVIDNLSGINTPKKIGPMLKSADFVVITKGDIVSQAEREVFASCVSSVNPRAVTMHVNGLTGQGAYELGSLLYDENQNIESVQGMQLRFPMPSALCSYCLGETRIGEAFQMGNVKKINLGADKT comes from the coding sequence ATGAATCTGATTATTGTATCAGGCCCACCTTCCTCCGGGAAGACGTCTGTGATATTAAAAACCATCGCCTCTTATCAGAGCAGAAATATAAAGGTAGGTGTTGTCAAATTTGACTGTCTTTATACGGATGACGATGCTGCCTATGAAAAAGCCGGTATACCGGTTAAAAAGGGACTTTCCGGTGCCTTATGCCCTGATCATTTCTTTGCTTCCAATATTGAAGAGGTGGTAAATTGGGGCAAAGAGGAAAATCTGGATTTGCTCATCACAGAATCCGCCGGTCTTTGCAACCGCTGTTCCCCCTATTTAAAGGAAATCAAGGGAGTATGCGTCATTGACAATCTTTCCGGCATCAATACTCCGAAAAAGATCGGCCCCATGTTAAAATCCGCTGATTTTGTGGTGATTACAAAGGGGGATATTGTGTCCCAGGCGGAACGTGAGGTTTTCGCCTCCTGTGTAAGCTCCGTAAATCCCCGTGCCGTCACCATGCATGTAAACGGCTTAACCGGGCAGGGAGCCTACGAGCTTGGAAGCCTTCTCTATGATGAAAACCAGAACATTGAATCTGTCCAGGGCATGCAGCTTCGCTTCCCTATGCCTTCTGCTCTCTGCTCCTATTGTCTTGGAGAAACAAGGATCGGAGAAGCATTTCAGATGGGAAACGTTAAAAAAATCAATTTGGGGGCAGATAAGACATGA
- a CDS encoding ABC transporter substrate-binding protein has translation MAHYINITDTIYDITEKFPETIGLFVANGFEQLNNPIMRNTLGKTVTLEMALSMRKLNQELFIEKLEETIKQNLPDLTSGLTPTRKEEGGDIRIEGVLPCPIRLPLLEKFEAWMASQKDSMDYKVDYNLKSANLGLDDVKERIIAADGNADALSDLYLSAGFDLFFDKNLMGRYRDSGTFEDISDMKQINPDFDNDAISLKDPKNQYAIIGIVPAVIMVNTAVLGDRPFPESWADLMKPEFENSVSMPMKDLDMFNAFLLHIHRYYGDEGIEKMGKALLRSMHPAQMVKSHISKDGNKVPAVTISPYFFASMADEKSPLRPVWPKDGAIISPIFLLASTKNKEKVKPFVDFLYSKEIGEILSSNGKFPSTNPLVDNHLRPDQKFMWLGWDYIHSHDIGALINTTEQLFYQAAEKEAL, from the coding sequence ATGGCACATTATATAAATATTACTGACACCATTTACGATATAACCGAAAAATTCCCCGAAACAATCGGACTGTTTGTTGCAAATGGTTTTGAGCAATTAAACAATCCAATCATGCGCAACACCCTTGGTAAGACGGTCACTCTGGAAATGGCCTTATCCATGAGAAAGCTAAATCAGGAGCTTTTCATAGAAAAACTGGAAGAGACCATTAAGCAAAACCTTCCGGACCTCACTTCCGGACTTACCCCTACGAGAAAAGAAGAAGGCGGTGATATCCGCATTGAAGGGGTACTCCCCTGCCCCATCCGCCTTCCTCTTTTGGAAAAGTTTGAAGCCTGGATGGCTTCCCAAAAGGATTCCATGGACTATAAGGTGGACTACAATTTAAAATCTGCCAACCTTGGACTTGATGATGTAAAGGAACGGATCATCGCCGCAGACGGCAACGCTGATGCCTTATCCGATCTCTATCTTTCGGCTGGCTTTGACTTGTTTTTTGATAAAAACCTGATGGGACGTTACCGGGATTCCGGTACCTTTGAAGATATTTCTGATATGAAGCAAATAAATCCTGATTTTGACAATGACGCCATTTCTTTAAAGGATCCAAAAAACCAATATGCCATCATCGGCATTGTTCCTGCGGTTATTATGGTGAATACCGCTGTTTTAGGAGACCGTCCGTTTCCTGAAAGCTGGGCGGATTTAATGAAACCTGAATTTGAAAACAGCGTCAGCATGCCAATGAAGGACTTGGACATGTTCAACGCATTTTTGCTGCATATCCACCGGTATTATGGAGATGAAGGCATTGAAAAAATGGGAAAGGCTCTTTTGCGCAGCATGCATCCGGCCCAGATGGTAAAATCCCATATATCAAAGGATGGAAACAAGGTTCCTGCCGTTACGATTTCCCCTTACTTTTTTGCCAGTATGGCAGATGAGAAAAGCCCCCTCCGGCCCGTATGGCCAAAGGATGGCGCGATCATCAGCCCGATTTTCCTTTTGGCAAGTACAAAGAACAAGGAGAAGGTCAAACCATTTGTGGACTTCCTGTATTCCAAAGAAATAGGTGAAATCCTTTCCTCTAACGGGAAATTTCCTTCTACCAATCCGCTGGTGGACAACCACTTAAGACCAGATCAGAAATTCATGTGGCTTGGCTGGGATTATATTCACAGCCATGATATCGGAGCGCTTATCAATACTACTGAACAGCTGTTTTATCAGGCAGCGGAAAAGGAGGCTTTATGA